From Oncorhynchus clarkii lewisi isolate Uvic-CL-2024 chromosome 26, UVic_Ocla_1.0, whole genome shotgun sequence, the proteins below share one genomic window:
- the LOC139384498 gene encoding large ribosomal subunit protein bL21m isoform X2, whose product MALTLRSGYLEMLRTCWRLQARHVKIPVLNQMGLLYPAIARHRSSQSKLPSSYVPPTSLSRPPWPEVSYISSDEEERQHKVVLENVNTLLAKEDYGRLFAVVHFASRQWKVTNEDLILIENHIDAECGDRIRLEKVLLVGGEEFTLIGRPLLGRDLVRVEATVIEKTESWPKVYMRFWKRHRYQKKRIIVQPQTVLRINTIEVAPRLT is encoded by the exons ATGGCGCTGACTTTGAGAAGTGGATATCTGGAGATGCTGAGAACGTGTTGGAGATTACAAGCACGTCATGTGAAAATTCCTGTTCTTAATCAAATGG GACTTCTGTATCCTGCAATAGCACGTCATCGAAGTTCTCAGAGCAAATTACCATCAAG TTATGTACCACCGACGTCCTTATCCAGACCACCGTGGCCAGAAGTGTCCTACATCAGCAGTGACGAAGAGGAGAGGCAGCACAAAG TGGTTCTAGAAAATGTGAACACCCTTCTTGCAAAGGAAGACTATGGAAGGCTTTTTGCAGTTGTCCATTTTGCAAGTCGCCAGTGGAAAGTGACAAATGAAGACCTGATCCTCATTGAAAACCACATTGATGCTGAATGCGGTGACAGGATTAGACTTGAGAAG GTGCTGCTGGTTGGTGGAGAAGAGTTCACGCTGATTGGGAGGCCCCTACTCGG TCGTGATTTGGTCAGAGTAGAGGCAACTGTCATTGAGAAGACTGAATCCTGGCCCAAAGTTTACATGCGGTTCTGGAAAAGACACAGATACCAGAAGAAAAGAa TTATTGTGCAACCACAAACAGTGCTTCGGATCAACACAATTGAAGTTGCTCCCAGATTGACATGA
- the LOC139384498 gene encoding large ribosomal subunit protein bL21m isoform X1: protein MALTLRSGYLEMLRTCWRLQARHVKIPVLNQMGLLYPAIARHRSSQSKLPSSSYVPPTSLSRPPWPEVSYISSDEEERQHKVVLENVNTLLAKEDYGRLFAVVHFASRQWKVTNEDLILIENHIDAECGDRIRLEKVLLVGGEEFTLIGRPLLGRDLVRVEATVIEKTESWPKVYMRFWKRHRYQKKRIIVQPQTVLRINTIEVAPRLT from the exons ATGGCGCTGACTTTGAGAAGTGGATATCTGGAGATGCTGAGAACGTGTTGGAGATTACAAGCACGTCATGTGAAAATTCCTGTTCTTAATCAAATGG GACTTCTGTATCCTGCAATAGCACGTCATCGAAGTTCTCAGAGCAAATTACCATCAAG CAGTTATGTACCACCGACGTCCTTATCCAGACCACCGTGGCCAGAAGTGTCCTACATCAGCAGTGACGAAGAGGAGAGGCAGCACAAAG TGGTTCTAGAAAATGTGAACACCCTTCTTGCAAAGGAAGACTATGGAAGGCTTTTTGCAGTTGTCCATTTTGCAAGTCGCCAGTGGAAAGTGACAAATGAAGACCTGATCCTCATTGAAAACCACATTGATGCTGAATGCGGTGACAGGATTAGACTTGAGAAG GTGCTGCTGGTTGGTGGAGAAGAGTTCACGCTGATTGGGAGGCCCCTACTCGG TCGTGATTTGGTCAGAGTAGAGGCAACTGTCATTGAGAAGACTGAATCCTGGCCCAAAGTTTACATGCGGTTCTGGAAAAGACACAGATACCAGAAGAAAAGAa TTATTGTGCAACCACAAACAGTGCTTCGGATCAACACAATTGAAGTTGCTCCCAGATTGACATGA